Proteins encoded by one window of Glycine soja cultivar W05 chromosome 15, ASM419377v2, whole genome shotgun sequence:
- the LOC114386082 gene encoding uncharacterized protein LOC114386082, with amino-acid sequence MSERREKGLCYFCDEPFTVEHNLTHMKLQIHVTEVDDNSDSEREDVVSEELAVSSGSEPLISVNALTGTTSFRIMRVTGRRHVLRGASNAKLKIVKKQQLHKALSSGVHISMLQLCEGEEDLLLNSLTTHAPASAMPTSVAELLCNFDDMFQEPTNLPPFRLAHDHKIPLVSGVVPVNKRPYRYAKHQKDIIDGLVKEYLHSGIIQNSSSPYSSPIVLVGKKDGSWRLCVDYRELNKATMKNRFPIPLVDDLLNELHGSKWFSKVDLRSSNNQDNRPIAFISRSLNVQQQSLSTDEMELRAVVFAM; translated from the exons ATgagtgaaagaagagaaaaggggtTGTGTTATTTCTGTGATGAGCCCTTTACAGTAGAGCACAATTTGACACACATGAAATTGCAAATACATGTTACAGAGGTTGATGATAATTCAGATTCAGAAAGGGAAGATGTTGTGAGTGAGGAGTTGGCTGTCTCTTCAGGTAGTGAACCACTAATATCAGTAAATGCTCTAACTGGAACTACTAGTTTCAGAATAATGCGAGTCACTG GAAGGAGACATGTGCTGAGAGGGGCTTCTAATGCTAAGCTGAAAATAGTGAAGAAGCAGCAATTGCACAAGGCACTTTCTTCTGGTGTGCACATTTCTATGTTGCAATTGTGTGAGGGAGAAGAAGACTTATTGTTGAATTCACTTACTACTCATGCACCCGCATCTGCCATGCCTACTAGTGTTGCAGAATTGCTATGCAATTTTGATGATATGTTCCAAGAACCTACCAATCTACCTCCTTTTAGGCTTGCCCATGATCATAAGATTCCTCTAGTCTCAGGCGTTGTTCCTGTAAATAAAAGGCCATATAGATATGCTAAACACCAGAAAGACATCATTGATGGTCTGGTCAAGGAGTATCTGCACTCAGGCATAATACAAAACAGTAGTAGTCCCTATTCTAGCCCAATTGTATTGGTAGGGAAAAAAGATGGCAGTTGGAGGCTTTGTGTGGATTATAGGGAGTTGAATAAGGCTACAATGAAAAATAGATTCCCAATCCCTCTTGTGGATGATCTTCTAAATGAGTTGCATGGTTCCAAGTGGTTCTCTAAGGTAGACCTAAGATCTAGCAACAATCAG GACAATCGTCCCATAGCCTTCATCAGCAGGAGCTTGAATGTGCAGCAACAGTCCCTATCCACTGATGAGATGGAATTGCGAGCTGTTGTCTTTGCAATGTAG